In a single window of the Papaver somniferum cultivar HN1 chromosome 8, ASM357369v1, whole genome shotgun sequence genome:
- the LOC113302441 gene encoding malate dehydrogenase, cytoplasmic-like isoform X1, with protein sequence MEHLEIVQKLLVLIVCFYLFWWIIKYFVNLLDIEKEPIRVLVTGAAGQIGYALVPMVARGAMLGPDQPVILHMLDIEPAAEALNGVKMELIDAAFPLLKDVIATTDVVEACTGVDIAVMVGGFPRKEGMERKDVMSKNVSIYKAQASALEKHANTDCKVLVVANPANTNALILKEFAPSIPEKNITCLTRLDHNRALGQISERLDIQVSDVKNVIIWGNHSSTQYPDVSHATVTSSDGQNPARELIADDQWLRTEFIKTVQQRGAAIIKARKLSSALSAASSACDHIRDWVLGTPKGTWVSMGVYSDGSYGIPSGLIYSFPVTCEKGEWSIVQGLKIDEFSRTKMDATANELIEEKSLAYSCLN encoded by the exons ATGGAGCACCTTGAAATTGTCCAAAAGCTACTGGTTCTTATCGTTTGTTTCTATTTATTCTGGTGGATTATTAAATATTTTGTCAATTTATTAGATATCGAAAAAGAACCTATCAGGGTTCTTGTCACTGGTGCTGCAG GGCAAATTGGATACGCCCTTGTGCCGATGGTAGCTCGAGGTGCGATGTTAGGTCCAGATCAACCTGTAATTCTCCACATGCTTGATATTGAACCTGCCGCGGAAGCCTTGAATGGGGTGAAGATGGAGTTGATTGATGCTGCATTTCCTCTTCTAAAAG ATGTTATTGCCACCACGGATGTTGTCGAAGCTTGTACTGGTGTCGACATTGCGGTTATGGTTGGTGGGTTCCCTAGAAAAGAAGGAATGGAAAGGAAAGATGTGATGTCAAAAAATGTTTCTATCTATAAGGCACAAGCTTCAGCACTGGAGAAGCATGCAAACACTGACTGCAAG GTATTAGTTGTCGCTAACCCAGCAAATACCAATGCCCTCATCCTGAAAGAATTTGCACCTTCGATTCCGGAGAAGAACATAACATGTCTTACAAGACTTGATCACAACAGAGCTCTGGGCCAAATCTCTGAGAGGTTGGATATCCAAGTCAgtgatgtgaagaatgtcatcATTTGGGGTAACCATTCTTCTACTCAATACCCAGATGTTAGTCACGCAACTGTCACTTCAAGCGATGGGCAGAATCCCGCTCGTGAGCTTATTGCCGACGACCAGTG GTTGAGAACAGAGTTTATCAAAACTGTACAACAGCGGGGTGCAGCCATCATCAAAGCACGGAAGCTGTCAAGTGCATTATCAGCTGCGAGCTCTGCTTGCGACCACATTCGCGATTGGGTTCTTGGAACTCCCAAG GGAACATGGGTATCGATGGGAGTTTACTCAGATGGATCTTATGGAATCCCTTCTGGCCTTATTTACTCCTTTCCAGTAACTTGTGAGAAAGGTGAATGGTCAATTGTTCAAG GTCTCAAGATCGACGAGTTTTCACGCACAAAGATGGATGCTACAGCAAACGAGCTGATTGAGGAGAAATCCCTTGCTTATTCATGCCTCAACTGA
- the LOC113302441 gene encoding malate dehydrogenase, cytoplasmic-like isoform X2: MSKNAVRVLVTGAAGQIGYALVPMVARGAMLGPDQPVILHMLDIEPAAEALNGVKMELIDAAFPLLKDVIATTDVVEACTGVDIAVMVGGFPRKEGMERKDVMSKNVSIYKAQASALEKHANTDCKVLVVANPANTNALILKEFAPSIPEKNITCLTRLDHNRALGQISERLDIQVSDVKNVIIWGNHSSTQYPDVSHATVTSSDGQNPARELIADDQWLRTEFIKTVQQRGAAIIKARKLSSALSAASSACDHIRDWVLGTPKGTWVSMGVYSDGSYGIPSGLIYSFPVTCEKGEWSIVQGLKIDEFSRTKMDATANELIEEKSLAYSCLN, translated from the exons ATGTCAAAAAAtgcagttagggttttggtcactGGTGCTGCTG GGCAAATTGGATACGCCCTTGTGCCGATGGTAGCTCGAGGTGCGATGTTAGGTCCAGATCAACCTGTAATTCTCCACATGCTTGATATTGAACCTGCCGCGGAAGCCTTGAATGGGGTGAAGATGGAGTTGATTGATGCTGCATTTCCTCTTCTAAAAG ATGTTATTGCCACCACGGATGTTGTCGAAGCTTGTACTGGTGTCGACATTGCGGTTATGGTTGGTGGGTTCCCTAGAAAAGAAGGAATGGAAAGGAAAGATGTGATGTCAAAAAATGTTTCTATCTATAAGGCACAAGCTTCAGCACTGGAGAAGCATGCAAACACTGACTGCAAG GTATTAGTTGTCGCTAACCCAGCAAATACCAATGCCCTCATCCTGAAAGAATTTGCACCTTCGATTCCGGAGAAGAACATAACATGTCTTACAAGACTTGATCACAACAGAGCTCTGGGCCAAATCTCTGAGAGGTTGGATATCCAAGTCAgtgatgtgaagaatgtcatcATTTGGGGTAACCATTCTTCTACTCAATACCCAGATGTTAGTCACGCAACTGTCACTTCAAGCGATGGGCAGAATCCCGCTCGTGAGCTTATTGCCGACGACCAGTG GTTGAGAACAGAGTTTATCAAAACTGTACAACAGCGGGGTGCAGCCATCATCAAAGCACGGAAGCTGTCAAGTGCATTATCAGCTGCGAGCTCTGCTTGCGACCACATTCGCGATTGGGTTCTTGGAACTCCCAAG GGAACATGGGTATCGATGGGAGTTTACTCAGATGGATCTTATGGAATCCCTTCTGGCCTTATTTACTCCTTTCCAGTAACTTGTGAGAAAGGTGAATGGTCAATTGTTCAAG GTCTCAAGATCGACGAGTTTTCACGCACAAAGATGGATGCTACAGCAAACGAGCTGATTGAGGAGAAATCCCTTGCTTATTCATGCCTCAACTGA